In Fibrobacter sp. UWT2, a single genomic region encodes these proteins:
- a CDS encoding aspartate kinase, whose product MSQRIVCKFGGSSVADAGQFKKIKAIVESDKNRKVIVVSAPGKRNPKETKLTDLLYSTYDLASKGLDFSTPWNLIRQRYDEICKDLGLEDKLTEDLDSLEDKLKNHPESVSTDFLVSRGEFLCARLMAKYLGANFVDTFPLITFDDKYRITPKTYEDIAKTLSDENQLYVLPGFYGSNLRGEVKTFSRGGSDITGAILANGIDAAKYENWTDVSGMLMADPRIVENPLPIEYVSYREIRELAYSGASVLHDESIAPCRAKKIPINIRNTNRPQDPGTIIGPTPEEAKLPITGVAGRKGFSMIYIEKSMMNKEVGFGRRVLAVLESEGLSYELCPSAIDSMSIVVDSKALDAVQDVVLEDITQQMRPDRIKVFPGISLIATVGHGMTNKIGVAAKLFTALAENKVNVRIIDQGSSQINIITGVDEADTEKAIKAIYGAFVK is encoded by the coding sequence CTCTGTCGCCGATGCCGGCCAGTTCAAGAAGATCAAGGCCATCGTTGAATCCGACAAGAACCGCAAGGTCATCGTCGTTTCCGCCCCCGGCAAGCGCAATCCTAAGGAAACCAAGCTTACCGACCTCCTCTACAGCACCTACGACCTCGCCTCCAAGGGCCTCGACTTCTCGACCCCGTGGAACCTGATCCGTCAGCGCTATGACGAAATCTGCAAGGACCTCGGTCTCGAAGACAAGCTGACCGAAGACCTGGACAGTCTCGAGGACAAGCTCAAGAACCACCCCGAATCCGTGAGCACGGACTTCCTCGTGAGCCGTGGCGAATTCCTGTGCGCACGCCTCATGGCCAAGTACCTGGGCGCAAACTTCGTCGACACCTTCCCGCTGATTACCTTCGACGACAAGTACCGCATTACGCCGAAGACCTACGAAGATATCGCGAAGACCTTGTCTGACGAAAACCAGCTTTACGTGCTGCCGGGCTTCTATGGTAGCAACCTCCGTGGCGAAGTCAAGACCTTCAGCCGTGGCGGTTCCGACATCACGGGCGCAATCCTTGCCAACGGCATCGATGCCGCCAAGTACGAAAACTGGACCGACGTTTCGGGCATGCTCATGGCTGACCCGCGCATCGTCGAAAATCCGCTGCCCATCGAATACGTGAGCTACCGCGAAATCCGCGAACTTGCCTACTCCGGCGCAAGCGTGCTCCACGACGAATCCATCGCCCCGTGCCGCGCGAAGAAGATTCCTATCAACATCCGCAACACGAACCGCCCGCAGGATCCGGGTACCATCATCGGCCCCACTCCGGAAGAAGCAAAGCTCCCGATTACGGGTGTTGCCGGCCGTAAGGGCTTCTCGATGATTTACATCGAAAAGTCCATGATGAACAAGGAAGTCGGTTTCGGCCGCCGCGTGCTCGCCGTGCTCGAAAGCGAAGGCCTCTCCTACGAACTGTGCCCGAGCGCCATCGACTCCATGAGCATCGTAGTGGATAGCAAGGCCCTCGACGCCGTGCAGGACGTGGTCCTCGAAGACATCACGCAGCAGATGCGCCCCGACCGTATCAAGGTGTTCCCGGGTATCTCGCTGATTGCAACCGTGGGTCATGGCATGACGAACAAGATCGGTGTGGCTGCAAAGCTCTTCACCGCTCTCGCCGAGAACAAGGTGAACGTCCGCATTATCGACCAGGGTTCTTCGCAGATCAACATCATCACTGGTGTTGACGAAGCCGACACCGAGAAGGCCATCAAGGCCATCTACGGCGCCTTCGTGAAGTGA
- a CDS encoding fibrobacter succinogenes major paralogous domain-containing protein: MRSIVLLPLISLVALITACSESFTDPRDGQSYDIVQIGSQTWMTENLNYEVEGSACPEGENRNCSKYGRLYTWDMARTVCPEGWHLPDSADFEKLMASVGGADVAGYALKSTSGWFKKGNGSDDHGFNALPAGYRQGNGKFDGIGGYAHIWSAVETPDGLAYYMLLDFSIKAAKLSAFGKDEARSVRCVK; encoded by the coding sequence ATGCGTTCTATTGTTTTGTTGCCTTTGATTTCCTTGGTGGCCTTGATTACAGCCTGTTCCGAGTCATTCACCGATCCGCGTGACGGGCAAAGTTACGACATCGTACAAATCGGTTCGCAGACCTGGATGACTGAGAATTTGAATTACGAAGTCGAGGGGAGCGCGTGCCCCGAAGGTGAGAATCGCAATTGCTCCAAGTACGGGCGGCTCTACACTTGGGATATGGCCCGCACCGTATGCCCCGAAGGCTGGCACTTGCCCGACAGCGCAGACTTCGAAAAACTGATGGCAAGCGTCGGTGGCGCCGATGTGGCAGGCTATGCGCTCAAGTCGACAAGCGGCTGGTTCAAGAAAGGGAACGGCTCAGATGATCATGGCTTTAATGCACTGCCCGCTGGTTACAGGCAGGGCAACGGCAAGTTTGACGGCATCGGCGGCTATGCGCACATCTGGAGCGCCGTTGAAACACCTGACGGCCTCGCTTACTACATGCTCCTAGATTTCAGCATCAAGGCCGCCAAGCTCAGCGCCTTCGGCAAGGATGAAGCAAGATCCGTTAGGTGCGTGAAGTAG